A single window of uncultured Methanospirillum sp. DNA harbors:
- a CDS encoding NAD-dependent epimerase/dehydratase family protein produces MKKCLILGGNGFIGSNLARGLLLDKGYSVRVFCSINSQLNNLSDIVDDIEIFRGNFLSEVDLKEALVDIDYVFHFISLTTPASSIFDPLFDIHTNIIGTVQLFEIAKDMGIEKIIYSSSGGTVYGDSDEDFFKENNCINPQSPYAISKCAVEQYLKYYKRIYGLNYLILRYSNPYGEGQNPQGKQGVIPIFINTIKKGGSPIIFGDGTAIRDYIYIKDAVDATIQLLQTKNNSQIYNIGSGEGTSLNEIIEIISDITQKEIIPNYLDDSKVYAKRIVLDISKIYNDIGWNPQVTLKEGIKKLWDSQI; encoded by the coding sequence ATGAAGAAGTGTTTAATTTTAGGAGGAAATGGGTTTATTGGATCAAATCTTGCCAGAGGATTACTACTGGATAAGGGATACTCAGTCAGGGTTTTTTGTTCAATAAATTCCCAATTAAATAATTTATCAGATATTGTCGATGATATTGAAATTTTTCGTGGGAATTTTTTGAGTGAGGTAGATCTTAAAGAAGCATTAGTGGATATAGATTATGTATTTCATTTTATATCTTTGACCACACCAGCATCCTCAATATTCGACCCTCTTTTTGACATACATACAAATATTATTGGAACAGTGCAATTATTTGAAATTGCCAAAGATATGGGGATTGAAAAAATAATTTATTCATCATCAGGAGGAACAGTCTATGGTGATAGTGATGAAGATTTTTTCAAGGAGAATAACTGTATTAATCCTCAAAGTCCCTATGCAATATCAAAATGTGCAGTTGAGCAATATTTAAAGTATTATAAGCGGATTTATGGATTAAATTATTTAATTCTTCGATATTCAAATCCCTATGGTGAGGGACAAAACCCACAAGGGAAACAGGGTGTGATCCCAATATTTATTAACACAATAAAAAAAGGTGGTTCTCCCATAATATTTGGTGATGGAACAGCGATAAGAGATTATATATATATAAAAGATGCAGTCGATGCAACCATACAATTATTGCAAACAAAAAATAATTCCCAGATATACAATATTGGTAGTGGTGAAGGTACCTCATTAAACGAGATTATTGAGATTATTTCAGATATTACTCAAAAAGAAATAATTCCAAACTATTTAGATGATTCCAAAGTCTACGCTAAAAGAATTGTACTTGATATTTCAAAAATTTATAATGATATAGGATGGAATCCGCAAGTTACCCTAAAAGAAGGGATAAAGAAGTTATGGGATAGTCAAATTTGA
- a CDS encoding winged helix-turn-helix domain-containing protein, with the protein MKFIENDESRYDHRLHGVLLVALGYSCSESAKMLGHTVTTIENWVNRLNKGGLNSLRDEIHTGRPPSLSEPQLNDIRKDIAQDPKNLGYDQNLWDGKLLSHHILLQYGITLSVRQCQRLFHKMEFRQRKPRPISSKVDKKKQECFKKTTSEDSKREI; encoded by the coding sequence ATGAAATTCATAGAAAATGACGAGTCAAGATATGATCACCGTTTGCACGGAGTATTGCTCGTTGCTTTGGGATACTCTTGCTCTGAATCAGCCAAAATGTTAGGCCATACTGTCACTACGATAGAAAACTGGGTAAATCGCTTAAATAAAGGGGGATTAAATTCATTAAGGGATGAAATCCATACTGGACGTCCTCCTTCTCTCTCTGAACCTCAATTGAATGATATTCGTAAAGATATTGCTCAGGATCCTAAAAATTTAGGGTATGATCAAAATCTCTGGGATGGAAAACTTCTAAGTCATCACATATTACTCCAATATGGTATCACTTTAAGCGTAAGACAATGTCAAAGACTCTTTCATAAAATGGAATTTAGACAGAGAAAACCACGACCTATCAGTTCTAAAGTTGATAAAAAGAAACAAGAATGTTTTAAAAAAACTACGTCAGAAGATTCAAAGCGGGAAATATGA
- a CDS encoding transposase: MIKRNKNVLKKLRQKIQSGKYEVWSTDECHFQQNGTRCRMWIPKEIKNPTVKQEPTRHKISVFGTVNNNDGRFVYSINPVFNAQTFLEHLKQVIQFRAKKKKILLIIDNARYHHAILLKPWLEENKRKIELFFFTITQSGVESRRISLEGNSVF; this comes from the coding sequence TTGATAAAAAGAAACAAGAATGTTTTAAAAAAACTACGTCAGAAGATTCAAAGCGGGAAATATGAAGTATGGAGCACAGATGAATGTCACTTCCAGCAAAATGGAACAAGATGTAGGATGTGGATTCCTAAAGAGATCAAAAATCCTACTGTAAAACAAGAACCGACCCGACATAAAATAAGCGTTTTCGGAACTGTCAATAATAACGATGGAAGATTTGTGTATAGCATCAATCCGGTTTTTAATGCCCAAACTTTTCTTGAACACTTAAAGCAAGTAATTCAATTTCGGGCCAAGAAAAAGAAAATTTTACTCATTATCGATAACGCAAGATACCATCATGCGATATTACTGAAACCTTGGCTTGAAGAAAATAAACGGAAAATAGAACTCTTCTTTTTTACCATCACACAGTCCGGAGTTGAATCCCGTAGAATTAGTTTGGAAGGAAACTCGGTATTCTGA